From the Caballeronia sp. NK8 genome, one window contains:
- a CDS encoding sugar ABC transporter permease: protein MRANPCHPAHDSAGASSRSRVVTASISADKKPQNPPRRVSPTAALADRLIPKLVLAPSVVIALVFVYGFIGITGYLSLSESRLMPRYDFAGFDRYRQLFANDVWWTSAANLGWFGIPFIGICVFLGLFLAILLDQKIRNEGALRAIFLYPMALSFIVTGTAWQWILNPGLGLEKVFHDWGWTSFSFNWLGDPDKAIFCVVIAAVWQSTGFVMALFLAGLRGVDSEIFKAAQMDGAGLPTIYRKIVIPSMRPVFFSVLLILCHITIKTFDLVVALTAGGPGTSSSLPAIFMYTFSFNRGQLGVGAASSMMMLATVVAVLVPLMYLESRSTRNGN, encoded by the coding sequence ATGCGCGCCAATCCGTGCCACCCAGCGCACGACAGCGCCGGCGCATCTTCCAGGAGTCGAGTCGTGACTGCCTCCATCAGTGCGGACAAGAAACCGCAAAACCCGCCCCGTCGCGTTTCACCGACGGCGGCGCTCGCCGATCGCCTGATTCCGAAGCTGGTGCTCGCTCCCAGCGTCGTGATCGCGCTCGTTTTCGTGTACGGCTTCATCGGCATTACGGGTTATCTGTCGCTCTCGGAATCGCGGCTGATGCCGCGCTACGATTTCGCGGGCTTCGACCGCTATCGACAACTTTTCGCCAACGACGTCTGGTGGACGTCCGCCGCCAATCTCGGCTGGTTCGGCATTCCGTTCATCGGCATCTGCGTGTTTCTCGGCCTGTTCCTTGCGATCCTGCTCGACCAGAAGATCCGCAACGAAGGCGCGTTGCGCGCGATCTTCCTCTACCCGATGGCGCTCTCGTTCATCGTGACGGGCACCGCGTGGCAGTGGATTCTGAACCCGGGCCTGGGTCTCGAAAAAGTGTTCCACGACTGGGGCTGGACGAGCTTTTCGTTCAACTGGCTGGGAGACCCCGACAAGGCGATTTTCTGCGTCGTGATCGCGGCGGTATGGCAATCGACGGGCTTCGTGATGGCGCTCTTCCTCGCCGGACTGCGCGGCGTCGACAGCGAAATCTTCAAGGCGGCGCAGATGGACGGCGCGGGATTGCCGACCATCTACCGCAAGATCGTGATTCCGAGCATGCGCCCGGTGTTCTTCTCCGTGCTGCTGATTCTCTGCCACATCACGATCAAGACCTTCGACCTCGTCGTCGCGTTGACGGCGGGCGGTCCGGGCACCTCGTCCTCGCTGCCGGCGATCTTCATGTACACGTTCTCGTTCAACCGTGGCCAGCTCGGCGTGGGCGCCGCATCGTCGATGATGATGCTTGCCACCGTCGTCGCCGTGCTCGTGCCGCTCATGTATCTGGAATCGAGGAGCACCCGCAATGGAAACTAA